The Klebsiella sp. RIT-PI-d genomic sequence TATTCACCATATTAATTATTGCAATTGCTGTTGCCTTTGGCTATGCGGTTTCCATACCAGTGCGCCGGCAATCAGCAATGCTATACCCGCCACGCCCAGCGCAGGCTCCAGACGGTGAGTCAGCCAGCTTGATAATGCTGACGTCATCGGCCCCACTAACTGGCCAACGGCATAGACCGTGGTCAGCAACCCGGCCATATAGCGAGTGTGATCCGGAGCCAGCTCGCGACCATACTGTAATGAGAGCTGAAGCGCGCAGAGAAAACCGCCGCCCACCAGTACGGCACCGAGCACCAGACCCGTCATGCCAGGAACAAGCCAGGCAGCCAGCACGCCTGCCGCCTGCAACCACAGTACGACGGCCAGCCGCTGGTAGCTGTGGCCCACATTGCGCATGAGAATACTGAGTGCAATACCCACGATCGCTGCCGCGCCGAATAACGGCCAGACGAACTGGGCTAACACGCTCCCCGGAAACCGCAGCGCCGCCATCTGCGACAAAAATGTCGCAGGTAAAATATAGCCAAAACCGGCGAGAGCATAACTCCAGACCAGCCGTTTCAGATCGGCCGTCAATATCAGCGGGACAGGGACTTCACCGCGGCGATGCAGCGCACCGGGACGAGGTAAATAGCGGGCAATAAAAGCAATTAAAATCAGCGCCAGCAGGCCATAGATGAGCCAGGCATCGGATGCGTTTACGGCTTTGGCCTGAATGGCCACCGCCAGCAAACCGGTCATCACAATACCGCCTCCCGGCCCGGCGAACACGGCTGCACTCAGGCCGGGACGCCCCAGACGGGAGAGCTGTTCGTTAGTCCAGCCGGCTATCATTACCATTGTCCAGCCGCTCATTGCGCCAATAGCGAAACGCAGCGCGCCGTGTACCAGCGGATTATCGGCCAGCGCCGAGAAAAAAGTCAGCGCTATAACGCCAAAAATACCGATGTAGAGCCGCAGTTCGACATGGCGATGGGCGCGCATGGCATCCCACGCGCCAGCCAGATAGCCCAGATAATTTATCGCTGCCACCAGCCCGGCGCTGGTAAGGGTAAGCTGTCCATCGGCGATCATCAGCGGAACCTGAGGCGTAAAAGCAAAGCGCCCTATTCCCATTGCGACGACCAGAACAATAAAGCCGCTGAACGCGATCCGCAGCGCCATGTCCACCTCAGGTGTTAATGTAAAGTTATGTTTATGATGCAATATGTGTGAGTCATGGGGAAGTGAAAATTACTCACCGCAGGTGAATCGCCTGTATGATGTTAAAATGTTTTTACATTATGACCAGGGAGCCTCTATGGAACTGCTCGAAGAACACCGCTGTTTTGAAGGCTGGCAGCAACGCTGGCGGCACGACTCTACCACGCTGAAGTGCACCATGACATTCAGCATCTTTCTCCCGCCGCCGCGCCAGGCTACCCCGCCACCGGTACTGTACTGGCTGTCGGGTTTAACCTGCAATGATGAAAACTTTACCACTAAAGCCGGCGCCCAGCGCGTTGCGGCTGAGCTGGGTATCGTACTGGTGATGCCGGACACCAGCCCACGCGGTGATGAGGTGGCCGATGATGAGGGCTACGATCTGGGCAAAGGCGCGGGGTTTTACCTTAACGCCACGCAACCGCCGTGGGCGGCCCATTATCAGATGTACGATTATTTACGCGATGAATTGCCTGCGCTGATCCAGGATAAATTCAGCGTCTGCGATCGCAGCGCGATTAGCGGCCATTCAATGGGCGGCCACGGCGCATTAATCATGGCGCTGAAAAACCCCGGTAAATACACCAGCGTGTCGGCCTTCGCGCCTATCGTGAATCCGCTTAACGTGCCGTGGGGCCAAAAAGCGTTCAGGGCCTATCTGGGCGAAGATACTGCTGCCTGGCAGGCGTGGGATAGCTGCGCGTTAATGCAGACTGCTGCGCAAGAACACCGTATACCGATGCTTATCGATCAGGGCGACAGCGATCAGTTCCTTGCCGATCAGCTTCAGCCTGCACGTCTGACAGAGGTCGCAAAAGAGCGCAACTGGCCGCTGACCCTGCGCAGCCAGCCGGGATACGATCATAGCTACTATTTCATTGCCTCATTTATTGAGGATCATCTGCGCTTTCACGCCGGTCATCTGCTGAAATAAAAAAAGCCCGGCAGTGTATTTCATCTGCCGGGCTTATCATCTTCTCAGGAAGCGTTATTTCTTGAATCGTTCCGGGAAGTGCATATCCCGGTAACTCACAAAGTGCGTCCCTTTGCTGAACTTATAACCGAACCAGATAAGAAGGAATAGCGGGATACCGATATAGGTCGCCGCAACGCTGCCCCAGTCAATAGTATCGTTAAGGAACGCTTCATAGTTCTGGCCCAGAGTAATGATCAGACACAGTACAAAAGCGAAGATCGGACCGAATGGGAAGAAGCC encodes the following:
- a CDS encoding YbfB/YjiJ family MFS transporter gives rise to the protein MALRIAFSGFIVLVVAMGIGRFAFTPQVPLMIADGQLTLTSAGLVAAINYLGYLAGAWDAMRAHRHVELRLYIGIFGVIALTFFSALADNPLVHGALRFAIGAMSGWTMVMIAGWTNEQLSRLGRPGLSAAVFAGPGGGIVMTGLLAVAIQAKAVNASDAWLIYGLLALILIAFIARYLPRPGALHRRGEVPVPLILTADLKRLVWSYALAGFGYILPATFLSQMAALRFPGSVLAQFVWPLFGAAAIVGIALSILMRNVGHSYQRLAVVLWLQAAGVLAAWLVPGMTGLVLGAVLVGGGFLCALQLSLQYGRELAPDHTRYMAGLLTTVYAVGQLVGPMTSALSSWLTHRLEPALGVAGIALLIAGALVWKPHSQRQQQLQ
- the fghA gene encoding S-formylglutathione hydrolase encodes the protein MELLEEHRCFEGWQQRWRHDSTTLKCTMTFSIFLPPPRQATPPPVLYWLSGLTCNDENFTTKAGAQRVAAELGIVLVMPDTSPRGDEVADDEGYDLGKGAGFYLNATQPPWAAHYQMYDYLRDELPALIQDKFSVCDRSAISGHSMGGHGALIMALKNPGKYTSVSAFAPIVNPLNVPWGQKAFRAYLGEDTAAWQAWDSCALMQTAAQEHRIPMLIDQGDSDQFLADQLQPARLTEVAKERNWPLTLRSQPGYDHSYYFIASFIEDHLRFHAGHLLK